GGTTATCTATATGTAAATACTTAACAAGGTTTTATTATGAACTCATTTTACTTATTCTTTTTAGTAAGCTATATAAGGATTACtataaattttctaaatGAGTTGTATtatgtgtaaatattaactgagaaaaaaaaatgagattATAAAATTGCACAAAATCCTAAAAGAAACTAAATATTAGTTCTCATAATTGTtgtgttaaaaataataaatatatcaaaacaataaaaatataataatgctaACTTTcgtttaatttattattttttttttttttgtaatttaacaatagttttattaatttaactgtttttttctttcttttttaagtttttactTGTACtatagtaattttttataaaatttaatacaaatttttattagagattattataataatattttgcatatgcattatttttataattgttattCTGTGGTTTATAATACATAGTAATAGAAACATTGGGGAATAgtacacttttttttgttaaaagtattttaaataaatattatttatttatatatttagatattTAGATCGTTTTTTTATGGCGTATCTCTAAAATAAATTCCAAACactttgtatttttaaaataatacataaaaaataatatattcgtTCTAAAATTACTGAATCACAAATTTCAGTATATTATGCTGTTATCCTTTCTCATTTGCTATTTACGTACTTTTTCctgtattttatttgtaaatttatttcatttgatatatttttaaaataatgataatttacgcaagatttttatattatttatatctataatctctcttttttgtgtttttttttttccatattcatatttcttcaaaatatatataattaattaaaaaaataaaataaaataaaataagtagatgggtataaacatttttcaGTTGGTAATACTGACATAAATTAAACtttattcaaaattataattttcaaaaattattagataaaaaaaaaaaaaaaatccagcacttatttaactttatatatatctttaaaaaattatactatacatatgatatgatatatatatatatatgaatatagaAGGATACATAATCTCAAGGAGTAAATAAAGAACGTGTTAtgattaatataatacattaaattgtatataatatgtttttcttcatctattattattttttttgcattaatataataaatattactatttcaaaaataataagtcCTACTAATAAATGATGcttataaattttgaatttttattgaaaaaacATCTATTATATTAGATCTCTTTTCAACACATGaattaatgtattatatatatattctatacatTCTATATTGTATATGAACTCCACATAtccttaaaatattaactcACATATACTTTTCTTAGATTATTCtgaaatgtatttataaaaaaactgCTTAATTAGTGCACcacattaaataattaaattatttattttcaaatatttattaagaaatccaaatttttttattttaaattatgctagatttattcttaaataacattaaattaaaaaatatacaatactTTCTTAAggatatttttctatttctatattgtaaaatgcgttatagttatataaattttatatttacagaaaaataaaaaataaccaaaaaaaaaaagaacaaatgaatattatattttcctgTATCATTagatgtatattatattattgttactattttccttaatatattataatataaaatatttatatcatgagacaaaatataaagtCAATCTTATTCATTGATATTGCttattttatccttttaagTTCGATATACAATTTTAACAATCTCACagtatgaaaatattactaaAGTATATTCatgttattcatattttcagtgttttatatatattaatagaattttttataatgagattaattagttttttaaaaaatgaatatatactttatttttttagagtacaattaacaaatattttcatggaactaacattatttttggaaaatCAAATACAAGATCTTATCGATTACtggaaaaatgtaaaaaagatATGGACCCACGTATTGTATGTTTAAAAGAAGTAACAAGCAAAGGaatgaataaaacaaattatatatctaataatgaaaagatgTTAAATGGAAGAAGTAAACAATTAAATGGAAGTTTGTCAAGGAGTTCTGCATGCCACAaacaaaacataaaaaataattcttgtgtatttgcaaaaaaatgttcgtctattgaaaaaaaaatattcaaagaacttgatttcatagattttcttaaaaagaACAGCACAATCAGTAACAAGACttacaaaaaagtaataagtaaaaaatacgGATTACGAATTGCTACACCTGCATTACTATTCTGTTTGTTGTTAATATTGGTTATAGTAGATTTTTCATTGGGTATTTCAATTGAAAAGAGTTTGCCGATATCACTGGCGTCCTGGGATCCATTAGAAGTTTCGAAGGCTCAATGgtttatgaatatttttaatgagaTCAAAAAATTAGATTGGTTTTGGAAGTCTCAATTATGGACAACGAGTGAAAGAGCTGCTGGAAGTATCAATAAAGCTGAATTGTTAGGCCGTTTTTGTGgtattctaatatatttcctaccttttcttatattatgtGTAGTATTTATATTAGCGCTTGTTTActaccataaaaaagttaaaaaatatgaaaaaattaaattcaaaaagaggtgaaataaatataagtaatataattctttctacaaataagtaattattatgaagtaacatatgtaatattaGTGATATCCTTGATagacatatacataattgcttatatctaaaaaatggagttacatatatatagttatttttataaacataagtaaaaatatatgcttttaattattttttaatttgaaatatttaattgtgTACCATATTTATTGCATTATTTtagtttaattaaatattgttgttccaaatatatatttttgaattttattaaatttttgatgaaaaatgtttgtatatgtattggaataaatatataacagcattgtttatttaattttctttaaatataataatttctatttgatataaaaattgctttttttgtttttcgtattatttttgtataaaattatgattttttcagcttatatagaaaatgttgtattaattttaaataagcaATAATTCTGGCTggtttaatatttaatgaaaggaatcgaatgtattttattatattgatatttacatatacatttatttaaggaaaaatttattattaattttgtaaaatatgcTTTGTGGTATATAgttcatataatattgttGTAACAATATCTATACTGTACTTTAATCTTTTTACGAATGatataaattcaaatttataaatatacaatgaaaaatagcttcattaaatatttattatttgtaactatttaagaaattatgtgttctatatatttacaacTAAATGAGatgtttataatatacattatattactGTTTACcttaatagtaatatttacacaatttatattaaattagcTACATACTTATGAAATcgaaaatttacaaataaactatataattttttttattttttacataatcaaaacaatacatatatgaattagatctaataatatttttatagatatatatatattcttaacttttcatttcctttatagtaaaattttaaatatatatatatttctgtaaGAGGATAAACTATAATTACGggaaatcaaaataaatatatatattctacaGCCAGATGATAAtgaacataattttatttatatataatttctatGGTTATGcccataaatatatagagtaaagaattaatattattttaataaggtataaaaatatatatattttatgttaacAGTTACTAATTTCtccatattaataattataaattattatatataataaaatttaaaaaaaaaattactcattatttataaatccgaaacattgtttttatttgtcGGAAAAGTTTTAATAAAGTATGTACCATGAATtgctctattttttattcttacaatgtttaattaaaaatatataacgcATAAATATGCCCACACAACAGATTTGCTAGTAGTTTtcatttcttaaattttctaTCACATAGAACATATAGACaattataatgtaatattagTATATGATTTACATATTACATTCTCATTTTATGTATTGTTTAGTAAGTTAAAAAACTCttgcattttattttctgcGTAAATGTATACTTATGAACTAAAGAAGATAAATCTGACACATACGAACAGTTCTGCAGGGAAAGAATAAGAACATTTCTAATatgaatttaataaaaatatatatacctatatatatatatatatatattttttgtttgtattcaatataattatattttattaaatatattcttatatgaaaataatatatattcatatgtatatatgtgaaatAATTCTACTACgctaattttgttttttgtttttttttttactatatgaATGTTtctttcaaatatatataattaaaaaaaaaattataataaaaattaagtaaatgAACATGACtaattttcatttagaataatggtataaataaaacttaattaaaaattgctgttttcaaaaattattctacaaaagtaaaaaattagcTTTTATTTAAccttaaattatatatttcctcatatattatataacaacaaattaatgcaattttttaaatatattatagtctataaaaaattatatgtaattacgtagtaactatataatatgttataattaaCTTAACGAAATATGTTGAATTCTTcatttattactattatattattaaaattatttatattattttataagttataagtttttccaaaatataatgtttattGAATTGAACTATTAATAGGATAATATTCTCAAAATTAGAAAGTATggattgaatatatataacaatgtgttatatatatattctatatattctatattgtatattaattCAGTATTTCCATATAAGAAATCACATATATTTCCCCTTagtttattataaaaaggattaataaaataaacatttaattAGTGTActacattaaataattaaattataattttgaatagttataaataagtacatattattatttttaatggaAGATACTacttttttaagtaaaattaagataaaaattatataatataattttaaaaatatttttttttgtatatgtaatgaaaaaacaatacagttatatatattttattaaatgcttacaaaacaattaaaaaaaatatattttaaaacaaatatagcATCCTTTGTCATTagaagtatattttattattattgattttttttttttttttgagtatattaatatattattgattTATAAcatggaacaaaaaattaagccaagctcatttattaaaatttttgcgtttatttttttaacttggATATCTCATTTTAACGATGatatagtataatattattatttaaggaTATTTGTATAGTTTATATTCTtagtgttttatttttataaatacttattttttaacatgatataatattttttattatattaaataataaatatttaaatttatattttttttttttagatcaCGTTTAACAAACTCTCGAATGAAAACTATAGCATTAGTAAAAAGATAGGTGCACGAAGTTATCGTTTACTAGCTAAATACAAACAACATAAGAATTCATATTATACAGAACTAAGAGATGATATACCAAACAATAGAGAttgcaaaaataaagatatatctaATTACGAAAAAggatccaaaaaaaaaaacagacaATCTATTCGAAGTTCGTTAAATAAGGCACAATACTATACAGAAATTAtggattataataatggGATGTTTGATGGgaaacattttcattttgaaaaaaaattgatcaaaaaaaaacattatgaTGATTTATTGGAAAAGAATAGGAGAATTTGTAACAtggctttaaaaaaaataaaatttagaagtTACGGATTTGGAGTTACTacgttttttctttttttcgtgTTAGGAATAGGAATACCGATAATAAAAGGACTAGAATCAGTGGACAATATTTTAGATGTAAAACCAATTAAGCAAGTTTGTGAacttataaagaaaataccTGGTCTCACAAACTtagatgatatatatatatatttaatattttttagcgtgattattattatattaacaatCATACTTCTAATA
The sequence above is a segment of the Plasmodium malariae genome assembly, contig: PmUG01_00_39, whole genome shotgun sequence genome. Coding sequences within it:
- the PmUG01_00064300 gene encoding fam-m protein, giving the protein MEQKIKPSSFIKIFAFIFLTWISHFNDDIITFNKLSNENYSISKKIGARSYRLLAKYKQHKNSYYTELRDDIPNNRDCKNKDISNYEKGSKKKNRQSIRSSLNKAQYYTEIMDYNNGMFDGKHFHFEKKLIKKKHYDDLLEKNRRICNMALKKIKFRSYGFGVTTFFLFFVLGIGIPIIKGLESVDNILDVKPIKQVCELIKKIPGLTNLDDIYIYLIFFSVIIIILTIILLIAIPKILSNNEKYKKIKLISQLNE
- the PmUG01_00064200 gene encoding fam-l protein, with amino-acid sequence MRQNIKSILFIDIAYFILLSSIYNFNNLTSTINKYFHGTNIIFGKSNTRSYRLLEKCKKDMDPRIVCLKEVTSKGMNKTNYISNNEKMLNGRSKQLNGSLSRSSACHKQNIKNNSCVFAKKCSSIEKKIFKELDFIDFLKKNSTISNKTYKKVISKKYGLRIATPALLFCLLLILVIVDFSLGISIEKSLPISLASWDPLEVSKAQWFMNIFNEIKKLDWFWKSQLWTTSERAAGSINKAELLGRFCGILIYFLPFLILCVVFILALVYYHKKVKKYEKIKFKKR